CTTTTTCAGTTGAAACGGTCGCATTATAGAGCGTATTTGGATTTTAAAAAAGCGGAGGGTGTTTCAACTGGGCATCTCATAAATATTGAAACCAATTTACGTCTTTTAGAAAAAGGAATGAATCGAATTTCAGAGGAAAAGGGTTTTCCTCAACGAAATTGGGTTCCGAAAGTCCGATTGATTGCTACGAATAGCCGTGAGAAGCCCCAGGATCGCTCGTACACGCCCAAAGAAATTGAAGGGTACTTAAATAAGCTTTCAACTAATGTGAGGATAGGAGCGGACTTACAGGTGGCTTTTGGGTTACGTCTGCGAGAAGTAGCGAACACCAAAGTAGCCCATATTGAAGAAAAGGCTGGCAAGCTCTTTTGGGTGGCTTCAGCAGATAAAACAGCGTTGAACGCTGCACAAGGTGTTACAAAGGCTGCTAGAGAGCGTGAGACGCCTTGTAGACCTGAATACGAACAAAGGGTGAGGGAACTAATTCAGGGCAAGGAACAGGGGCAATATGTTGTTCCTGTGCGTTATAATACGCTGAAATCGGGATATAACCGAGCAGGTATGAAGGGTTCTCATGCTTTTCGCCATACTTATGCCCGTGAAATGCTTCGGAATGAGTTGCAATCCCTTGGGATTGAACAAAAAGGACGGAATATGATGCAACGAATGTTAGAAAATCGTGCTGCTGGTTATCGGAAGGACCATCTAGTGACACGAGATGAACGTTTGTTGTATGGTGATGTGTCCAGGGCGATGGATCGAATTCAATCATATTTAGGTCATGGTGATGGTCGAATGGATTTGGCTGAGATTTATTTAAAAGGCTTTTAATCTCCCCTCCCCTATCGAATGAGGAGTCAAAAATCTTTCGTTTATTTCATGGTGCGACAAATGAGTGGCATGAATTTACAAGGGGGGAGGAGACAAGTGTTCGCTTTGTCGATGGTTTGA
This Solibacillus sp. FSL R7-0668 DNA region includes the following protein-coding sequences:
- a CDS encoding integrase yields the protein MSKKRGGNRLKYQVEQSIKKINRIGVSKKMLRDENVETGIHSITQVKHALSVSQNFADWAKSEKGVKDLFQLKRSHYRAYLDFKKAEGVSTGHLINIETNLRLLEKGMNRISEEKGFPQRNWVPKVRLIATNSREKPQDRSYTPKEIEGYLNKLSTNVRIGADLQVAFGLRLREVANTKVAHIEEKAGKLFWVASADKTALNAAQGVTKAARERETPCRPEYEQRVRELIQGKEQGQYVVPVRYNTLKSGYNRAGMKGSHAFRHTYAREMLRNELQSLGIEQKGRNMMQRMLENRAAGYRKDHLVTRDERLLYGDVSRAMDRIQSYLGHGDGRMDLAEIYLKGF